Proteins encoded together in one Kutzneria kofuensis window:
- the trpD gene encoding anthranilate phosphoribosyltransferase, with translation MSTPTWPDLLGALIAGHDLTAEQTGWAMDQVMTGEATSAQIAGFAVALRAKGETPDEVLGMADSMLRHARTVDVAGRAIDIVGTGGDQAHTVNISTMTAIVTAAAGVPVVKHGARASSSKCGTGDVLEELGVAIELPPDAVQRCVAEVGIGFCFAPAYHPALRFTSGPRRELAVPTAFNILGPLSNPAQPKYGLIGCAREPMADVMAGVFASRGAHVLLVRGDDGLDEITTTTTTSAWISQDGVVRRDRIDPSLLGVAPAQPADLVGGDATYNAQVVRDLLAGRPGPVRDAVLINAAGAVAVFNGLSDDLHADLRAAKDVAAQAIDSGAGAELLDRWIALSAKLAASAQ, from the coding sequence ATGAGCACGCCGACCTGGCCCGACCTGCTGGGCGCGCTGATCGCCGGGCACGACCTGACGGCGGAGCAGACCGGCTGGGCGATGGACCAGGTGATGACCGGCGAGGCCACGTCCGCGCAGATCGCCGGCTTCGCGGTCGCGCTGCGCGCCAAGGGCGAGACGCCCGACGAGGTGCTGGGCATGGCCGACTCGATGCTGCGGCACGCGCGGACCGTAGACGTGGCCGGGCGGGCGATCGACATCGTCGGCACCGGCGGCGACCAGGCCCACACCGTGAACATCTCGACCATGACGGCCATCGTCACGGCCGCCGCCGGCGTGCCCGTGGTCAAGCACGGCGCGCGGGCGTCGTCGTCCAAGTGCGGCACCGGTGACGTGCTGGAGGAGCTCGGCGTCGCCATCGAGCTGCCGCCGGACGCCGTGCAGCGCTGCGTGGCCGAGGTCGGCATCGGGTTCTGCTTCGCGCCCGCCTACCACCCGGCGCTGCGCTTCACCTCCGGGCCGCGGCGTGAGCTGGCCGTGCCGACGGCGTTCAACATCCTCGGGCCGCTGTCCAACCCGGCGCAGCCCAAGTACGGCCTGATCGGCTGCGCGCGGGAGCCGATGGCCGACGTGATGGCCGGTGTCTTCGCCTCCCGCGGCGCGCACGTGCTGCTGGTGCGCGGCGACGACGGGCTGGACGAGATCACCACCACCACGACGACGTCGGCGTGGATCTCCCAGGACGGCGTGGTGCGCCGGGACCGGATCGACCCGTCGCTGCTGGGGGTCGCCCCCGCACAGCCGGCGGACCTGGTCGGCGGGGACGCCACGTACAACGCCCAGGTGGTGCGGGACCTGCTGGCCGGCCGGCCCGGTCCGGTGCGGGACGCCGTGCTGATCAACGCCGCCGGCGCGGTGGCCGTGTTCAACGGGCTCAGCGACGACCTGCACGCCGACCTGCGCGCCGCCAAGGACGTCGCCGCCCAGGCGATCGACTCCGGCGCCGGCGCGGAACTGCTGGACCGCTGGATCGCGCTGTCGGCCAAGCTGGCGGCCTCAGCCCAGTAG
- a CDS encoding DUF1501 domain-containing protein, protein MRISRRGFIIASGVVGAGALAAGATQVDWSDLMTAAARNPLSPDAGVLVVCTLYGGNDGLNTVIPASDRAYQSARPDLAYQPHEVLDLGDGLGLNPGMTGLKKLWDDKRLGIVRGVGYPKPDHSHFRSMAIWQTASPGSPQQTGWLGRWLDVTGDDPLRAVSIEPVLPPLMAGQRAAGATLPVTGLKLPTGAVGKAFELMGHPQDGDAPDQARAARSIADLHTTATKLGPAVKPSSDSKGRLAAQLDVVAGLVEAGVPTRAYSVSLGGFDTHADEKGTQQRLLTELDQALSAFVDRMRGKPVVVLVYSEFGRRVGANASDGTDHGTAGPVFVIGDAVRGGFYGEQPSLTDLDNGDLKESTDFRDVYATMLRDVLGEDPGKVLDGHDTTVSGLLG, encoded by the coding sequence ATGAGAATCAGCCGACGCGGCTTCATCATCGCCAGCGGCGTGGTCGGCGCGGGCGCGCTCGCCGCCGGCGCCACCCAGGTGGACTGGTCCGACCTGATGACCGCCGCCGCCCGGAACCCGTTGTCCCCGGACGCCGGCGTGCTCGTCGTCTGCACGCTCTACGGCGGCAACGACGGCCTGAACACCGTGATCCCGGCCTCGGACAGGGCATATCAATCGGCACGGCCGGACCTGGCGTACCAACCGCACGAGGTGCTCGATCTCGGCGACGGTCTCGGCCTCAACCCGGGCATGACGGGCCTGAAGAAGCTCTGGGACGACAAGCGCCTGGGCATCGTCCGCGGCGTGGGCTATCCCAAGCCGGACCACAGCCACTTCCGGTCCATGGCGATCTGGCAGACGGCGTCGCCCGGCAGCCCGCAGCAGACCGGCTGGCTCGGCCGCTGGCTGGACGTGACCGGCGACGACCCGCTGCGGGCCGTGTCCATCGAGCCCGTGCTACCGCCGCTGATGGCCGGCCAGCGGGCCGCCGGGGCGACGCTGCCCGTGACCGGCCTGAAGCTGCCGACCGGGGCCGTGGGCAAGGCGTTCGAGCTGATGGGACATCCGCAGGACGGCGATGCGCCGGACCAGGCGAGGGCGGCTCGGTCCATCGCCGACCTGCACACGACCGCCACCAAGCTGGGGCCGGCGGTGAAACCCAGCAGTGACAGCAAAGGCCGGCTGGCGGCGCAGTTGGACGTCGTCGCCGGGCTGGTGGAGGCGGGCGTGCCCACGCGGGCCTATTCGGTGTCGCTGGGCGGCTTCGACACGCACGCCGACGAGAAGGGCACGCAGCAGCGCCTGCTCACCGAGCTCGACCAGGCGCTGTCGGCCTTCGTGGACCGGATGCGGGGCAAGCCGGTCGTGGTGCTGGTGTACTCCGAGTTCGGCCGCCGCGTCGGCGCGAACGCCAGCGACGGCACCGACCACGGCACCGCCGGGCCGGTGTTCGTCATCGGCGACGCGGTCCGGGGCGGCTTCTACGGCGAGCAGCCCAGCCTCACCGACCTGGACAACGGCGACCTCAAGGAGAGCACCGACTTCCGTGACGTCTACGCCACGATGCTGCGCGACGTCCTGGGCGAGGACCCCGGCAAGGTCCTCGACGGCCACGACACGACGGTGAGCGGGCTACTGGGCTGA
- a CDS encoding DUF1800 domain-containing protein, whose product MPLLDDRAATRRLLDRFGFGPRPGELETLARNGFAAACEQVLAQAPDATPLPNLGAEPAQAGKKASAAERRQRQKTLRSQQITAVQWWLDRMAGTASALPERLTWFWHGHFATSVQKVHSARLMLHQNQTLRTKGGDFTALAKAMIVDPAMLLWLDGQQNKVGAANENLAREFMELFTLGVGHYSETDVREAARALTGWTVNRDAMTSSLAPKRHDNGGKTVLGITGNLDADGFVDIVLNRPDSARFVASRLWFRLVSATPPAADALDRLVAGYGSQRSIGGLLRAVLAEPAFRDPATTLVKQPVEWAVGLMRALGVQPSKLPVTQLEAGLRGMGQVPFEPPSVGGWPAGQAWLTTSAGLARLHLAQLIAEHADVSHITSATAAGQVLGVDTWSQRSSAALAGIQGAQLVAVAACAPEYVVSQ is encoded by the coding sequence GTGCCGTTACTAGACGACCGAGCCGCCACCCGGCGACTGCTGGACCGCTTCGGCTTCGGTCCCCGCCCGGGCGAGCTGGAAACCCTGGCGCGCAACGGGTTCGCCGCGGCATGCGAGCAGGTGCTGGCCCAGGCCCCGGACGCCACGCCGCTGCCGAACCTCGGCGCGGAGCCGGCGCAGGCGGGCAAGAAGGCCAGTGCCGCCGAGCGCAGGCAGCGGCAGAAGACCTTGCGCAGCCAACAGATCACCGCCGTGCAGTGGTGGCTGGACCGGATGGCCGGCACCGCGTCGGCGCTGCCGGAGCGGCTGACCTGGTTCTGGCACGGGCACTTCGCCACCAGCGTGCAGAAGGTGCACAGCGCACGCCTGATGCTGCACCAGAACCAGACGCTGCGCACCAAGGGCGGCGACTTCACCGCGCTGGCCAAGGCGATGATCGTGGATCCGGCGATGCTGCTGTGGCTGGACGGCCAGCAGAACAAGGTCGGCGCCGCCAACGAGAATCTCGCCCGCGAGTTCATGGAGCTGTTCACGCTGGGCGTCGGCCACTACTCCGAGACCGATGTCCGGGAAGCCGCCCGCGCGCTCACCGGCTGGACGGTGAACCGGGATGCGATGACCTCGTCGCTGGCCCCGAAACGACACGACAACGGCGGCAAAACCGTGTTGGGAATCACGGGAAATCTCGACGCCGATGGATTTGTCGACATCGTGCTGAATCGTCCGGACTCGGCCCGTTTCGTGGCGAGCCGGCTGTGGTTCCGGTTGGTCAGCGCCACCCCGCCCGCGGCGGACGCGCTGGACCGGCTGGTCGCGGGTTACGGCTCGCAGCGGTCCATCGGGGGGCTGCTGCGGGCCGTGCTCGCCGAGCCGGCGTTCCGCGATCCGGCGACGACCCTGGTGAAGCAGCCGGTGGAGTGGGCCGTCGGCCTGATGCGGGCGCTGGGCGTGCAGCCGTCGAAGCTGCCGGTCACGCAGCTGGAGGCGGGCCTGCGGGGCATGGGGCAGGTGCCGTTCGAGCCGCCCAGCGTCGGCGGCTGGCCGGCCGGGCAGGCCTGGCTGACGACCTCGGCCGGGCTGGCCCGGCTGCACCTGGCGCAGCTGATCGCCGAGCACGCCGACGTGTCGCACATCACGTCGGCGACGGCGGCCGGGCAGGTGCTCGGCGTCGACACGTGGAGTCAGCGGTCCTCGGCGGCGCTGGCCGGCATCCAAGGGGCGCAGCTGGTCGCGGTGGCGGCCTGCGCGCCGGAATACGTGGTGAGCCAATGA
- a CDS encoding cytochrome c oxidase subunit 4 yields the protein MKIESRIFEVVAGFCFIMAIVYGIWAKEPVGIVALTLTGGLCLITGTYFRFVARRIPERPEDDTEAEISDGAGELGFFSPGSYWPVGIAAAAAIGALSLAFFQTWMLVITVVLVLITVGGLVFEYHTKPNAE from the coding sequence ATGAAGATTGAATCCAGGATCTTCGAGGTCGTCGCGGGCTTCTGCTTCATCATGGCGATCGTCTACGGCATCTGGGCCAAGGAGCCCGTCGGCATCGTCGCGCTGACCCTGACCGGCGGCCTGTGCCTGATCACCGGCACGTACTTCCGGTTCGTGGCGCGCCGCATCCCGGAGCGCCCCGAGGACGACACCGAGGCCGAGATCAGCGACGGCGCGGGCGAGCTGGGCTTCTTCAGCCCGGGCAGCTACTGGCCGGTCGGCATCGCGGCGGCCGCCGCGATCGGCGCCCTGTCGCTGGCCTTCTTCCAGACGTGGATGCTGGTGATCACGGTGGTGCTGGTGCTGATCACCGTGGGCGGCCTGGTCTTCGAGTACCACACGAAGCCCAACGCCGAGTGA
- the ctaC gene encoding aa3-type cytochrome oxidase subunit II → MEGTRKARVAKLAGLAGLVAVAASGCSTDEVLRFGWPVGITPQADSMRDLWTGSVIAALAVGLIVAILILWPVVFHRKRSEELPKQLQYNHPLEIVYTVIPVVIVAVLFYFTATTENYVTDKSHTPDVTVDVIGFQWNWEFKYDNYKTPDGNPVSTVGSSSEIPLLVLPTKKWIQYNLLSTDVIHSFWVPAFNFKRDVFPDPDKNNQDSSFQNTIDQTGAFVGHCAELCGAYHSAMNFEVRALPDDLFQQYMSLRTKVNTKTGKPYTASEALAEMNCGDLCAPLATTTHPFNTDRTARTGS, encoded by the coding sequence ATGGAGGGCACCCGGAAAGCACGGGTCGCCAAACTCGCCGGGCTTGCCGGCCTGGTCGCGGTTGCCGCAAGCGGCTGTTCGACCGACGAGGTTCTGCGTTTCGGCTGGCCGGTCGGCATCACGCCGCAGGCCGATTCGATGCGCGACCTGTGGACCGGCTCGGTGATCGCCGCGCTCGCCGTCGGCCTGATCGTCGCGATCCTGATCCTGTGGCCGGTGGTCTTCCACCGCAAGCGGAGCGAGGAGCTGCCCAAGCAGCTCCAGTACAACCACCCGCTGGAGATCGTGTACACGGTCATCCCGGTGGTCATCGTCGCGGTGTTGTTCTACTTCACGGCCACCACCGAGAACTACGTCACGGACAAGAGCCACACTCCGGACGTCACGGTGGACGTGATCGGCTTCCAGTGGAACTGGGAGTTCAAGTACGACAACTACAAGACCCCGGACGGCAACCCGGTGTCCACGGTGGGCTCCAGCAGCGAGATCCCGCTGCTCGTGCTGCCCACCAAGAAGTGGATCCAGTACAACCTGCTGTCCACGGACGTCATCCACTCGTTCTGGGTGCCGGCGTTCAACTTCAAGCGCGACGTGTTCCCGGACCCGGACAAGAACAACCAGGACTCGTCCTTCCAGAACACCATCGACCAGACGGGCGCGTTCGTCGGCCACTGCGCCGAGCTGTGCGGCGCGTACCACTCGGCGATGAACTTCGAGGTGCGCGCGCTACCCGACGACCTGTTCCAGCAGTACATGTCGCTGCGGACCAAGGTGAACACCAAGACCGGCAAGCCGTACACCGCGTCCGAGGCGCTGGCCGAGATGAACTGCGGCGACCTGTGCGCGCCGCTGGCCACGACCACGCACCCGTTCAACACGGACCGCACGGCCCGGACCGGAAGCTGA